In the genome of Candidatus Pristimantibacillus lignocellulolyticus, the window TTGTGAATCAATCATCGCTACAAAACGTTTCGTAATCTCCATAGGTCTTGTTATTGCACCGCCGACAACAGCAGCATATGCACCCAATTGTAGACACCGTTTAAACATCTCAGGTGTAATGACATTTCCTTCAGCAATAACAGGAATATGTACACGACTTAATACTTCTTTAAGAAATTCAAAATCATTTTCATATAATTTCGAGCCTGCCGTTTTCGCGGTATAACCATACAATGTTGTGGAAACACAATCGAATCCAAGTGATTCTGCTAATATTGCTTCTTCCACAGAAGAAATATCAGCCATTAATTGGGTCGTAGGACTAACTGTTCTCACATGAGCAATCAATTGTTCTATCGTAACCCCTTTAGGACGAGATCGTATTGTACTGTCTAGAGCAATCATTTCACAGCCACTTGCGAGTAATTCATTTATTTCTTGTTGAGTAGCTGTTATAAAAACATCACTATCATCATAATCTCGTTTAACGATACCAATGACCGGGAGTTTTAACTCTTCTTTAATGGTTTCAATATCTATTTTAGAGTTAGCACGTATGCCAACTGCTCCTCCCAAATAAGCCGCATAGGCCATTCTGCTCATAATATATGGATTATGCAATGGCTCATTTTCTAAAGCTTGGCATGAAACAATTAAACCGCCCTTGATGGATGATAACAATATAATCAACCCCCTACTATAGGTAATTACATGTACTTATTATGACGTTTACTTCACTGCTCCTAGAGTTATTCCTTGTGTAAATGATTTTTGGAATAAAATAAAGATCGTCAACATTGGTAATGAAGCAAGTGCTGCACCAGCCATCATCACACCATAATCTGTACGATACTCGCCTTGCATTGTAGCGATACCTAAAGGTAAAGTCATCATGTCAGTAGAGCGTGTAATTATCAATTGACTAAAGTAGTCATTCCAGCTTGTCATAAATGTAAAGATCGCTAATGCTCCAATAGCTGGCTTAAGTAGAGGCAATGCAATCGTTACAAAAGAACGAACTTCTGAACAACCGTCTATTTTTGCTGCCTCTAGTATTTCAGTCGGTATCGTTTGCGAGAATTGCTTCATTAGAAACACACCGAACGGCCAACCTACTGCTGGTAATATTAATCCTTTGAATGTATTAATCCAACCTAATTTCGCTAGTAATGTAAATAAAGGAACTAGAATAACTTGCTTAGGTAATGCCATAGCTGCTATTAGAGCAGTGAAAATAATTCTTCTACCAGGAAATTGTTTCTTCGCTAGTACAAAACCTGCCGTAGTTGACACTAAACAAATAAGTACCATTTCTGTAACGGCAATAAAGAAGCTATTGAATGTCCAGCGAGTAACTGGATTTTTGAATAGAGTAACCCAGTTATCCCATACGATATCTAATGGAAACCATTGTGGTGGTATTTGCGTTGCAACAACTTGAATTTTGAAAGCTCCAGTAACTATCCAGTAAAACGGAAAAATAAATATGATCGATAACATGCTTAGAAGGATCATAGAAATAACATTACCTGGAGTCAAATTTTTCAAGAAGGACTTTTTTTTCACTTTATTATTTTTGGAATTGTTGTACTTAGTGCCTAATTTTGCTTCAATGTGAGCTTTCAATGTGATCGCCTCCTAGTATTCCACATCGCTACCTAAGAACTTGAACTGAATGATTGATATGATACCAATGATAATGGCTAGAAAAACGCCCATTGCTGAAGCAAGACCAAAATTACCAAATGAGAATGCTTGTTCATATACGCTATACATAACTGTTGATGTTTTATATATAGGGCCGCCTGAAGTTAATAACTGAATAAGACTGAAACATTGGAACGTATTAATCGTCGTAATAACGATAACGTATAGATTTGTCGGCATTAACATGGGCCAAATAATCTTCGTGAAAATTTGTCTTGAACTCGCACGATCTAGCTGTGCTGCTTCAATGTATGAAATAGGAATGTTTCCTAGTGCTGCCACATACAAAATGATAGGTTGACCCACAGAAGTCGTAATCAAGATTGCAGTTATGGCCATTAGAGCGGTGTTGGGGTCACCTAACCAAAAAATAGGCTTCATGCCAACAAGTCCAGTTAGATAATTCAAAATACCAAAGTTAGGATGATAGATCCAGTTCCATACAACGGTTACAGATACAACCGAAGTAACTGCAGGTAAATAGAAAATTCCTCTAAATAAAGATCGAAGTAATTCATGTTTTTTGTAAATTGTCATTGCCGCAAACACTGAGAATCCAATAACGATAGGTACAGCTACTAGAACTAAAACTACTGTATTAATGACAGATTGATGAAAATTTTTATCTTTAAATAATGTGACATAGTTATCAAAACCTATAAACTTGAAATTTGTTAAGTTGTAATCAAAAAAACTGATGTAAACACCATGCACCATTGGATAAGCAACAAACATAATAAAAAATGATAAAGCTGGTAATAAGAACAAATAACTTGTTAGCCATTCACGTTTAAACTTTCGACGGGATTTCGATTTGAGCGCTGCAGTCGACATATCATTCTCTCCAATCTGCTCTTTGAATCGGAAGGAGTAGCATTACGCTACCCCTTTCCTAATCTTCTACTTAATTACTAGTACGAGCGGCTTTTCCTTTTGCAATAGCTTCATTACCAAGTGTTTCAAACTCGGCAAGCGCATCAGCTGCTGAAGAAGTGTTTAATAACACTTTTTGTAGTGCTGGGAACCAATACGTACGAATTTCAGCATATCCATCAGCAATCGTTGGAGGCGTTGTAATGAATTTACGAGCTAGTTCTGAATATGCGTATTCAGATCCTTCATAGATACCAGTGATAGAGTTACGTGCTGAAAGTCCACCTGTTTGCTTAAGCGCTGTAACACTCCACTCAGGGTCATTAACGATGAAATCAATAAATTTCTTAGAAGCTTCTACTTTTGCAGCATCCTCATTATTGAAAATAGCTAGACCGCCTAAGAAAGGCTCAAGTTTTGGAGCAGAACCATCAACAGTAGGATATGGTAATAAAATATCTTCGAAATCAGAAGCTTTGTTTGGTGCAAATTGAGTTTTCAACACTGCTGAGTAGTTAATCGCAAATGCCATTTTACCTTGTAGGAACAAGTCATTATGATCAGAAGCAGCCATAGATGCAGCACCTGGAGCTAGCAATCCGTCTTTAGAGGCTTTCATAATCCACTCAAGTGCAGCAACGCCACCTTCATTGTTAAGCGCGATGCTATCATTCGTATCGTTAAGGAATGTTGAACCTGCTAAGTTAGTTAGGAATCCACGTGTACCTTGATCGCCTGCTTGAGATTTTGCATAGAATCCTACAGGAATGACATCAGGAGCTTTTTCCTTAACTGCTTTTAGCGCAGCTTCGAACTCTGCTACAGTCCAAGTACGATCCTCAGAATCAAGTGGCAATAAGTCTAATGCACCGATTTCTTCAAATAAAGTTTTGTTCACTGCCATTGTAAATGGACCAGTATTGAACGGGAACATATACATCATTCCATCTACAGATGATTGTTCTATAATTGCAGGAGTGATATCTGCTTTCACCTCATTGGTGAACATATCATCAATAGAAGCTAGCAAATCTTTTTTAGCCCAATCTATAATACGACCGGGAGCATCGTAGATAACATCAGGAGCCGTTTTTGTTGCTATAGCAACGTTTAATTTTTCAGGGCCACCATCAAACGTTAACATTTCTAGATTTACAGTAATTTCAGGATGTTTTTCATTGAAAGCAGCAATAATTTGTTTCTCGAATTTACCTACTTCACCATCTAAAGCTGTAAAGTTAGGGAAGTTCCACCATGTGATTTCTACTGGTTCTGCAGTATCTGCAGTAGCTTCTACTGTTGGTGTAGGTGTAGCTGATGCGCCTGTATTGCCCGCATTACTCTTTCCACCATTGTTATTTCCAGAACACGCGGAAACCAATGACACAAGTAAAACCACTACCATTAACAATAAAGATTTTCGCTTCAACATTTTCATTACTGTTCCCCCTGATTTTGTATTGAATGGATGCGATATTTACTATCGCTCAATTCGTAGTTTAATCGTATTATTTTTTTGTAAAAGAGAAAATCCCCCTATTTTTACATTTAGGGTGTTATTGTTACATCAATGTAATAAAATATAACATTATTATTATAGATAGAGTTAATACTATTAATTTTCAAATATACAGTTATAAAATTTGCTTTTGTTGCTCAAAATTAATATAGCCCTGATCGAATGTATTCGACCAGGGGCTATATTTCCAATTTTCTTATGAAAGTATAGGTAAGTATGACTTATTCGCCTCAAGTATGCGATCTAACACTGCTTTTGCCTTAGCAGCTGATCCAATTAAAGGGTGAATACATAACGCTTGCAATGCTATATTATAACTACGATGAACAATAGCCTCTACCGTTAACTCTTCGTAAGCTTTTACTGCCTGTAGTAAGCCTCGAATTTGCGGACCTGGCTGATCTGTTAATCCAAGAGGATGAGCACCATTTGCATCAATTACAGCATTGACTTCTATGGAAGCATCATCTGGTAGACATGAAATAATCCCATTATTACGCACATTAACGATTTGAATATTTTTCTTGTTATTATATATAGCAGTCATTAAATTGACGGCTACTTCTGAATAATATGCTCCACCTCTTTGCTCTAACTGTGGTGGTTTAATATCTAACGCCTCATCTTTATACAACTCAAATAGCTCGGCTTCTAGTTGCATCACGGTCTCTGCTCGAGTTTTTCCCTTTTTATAATCTTCAATTTGCTTCTCTAGTACTTCATCTCTCATGTAGTAATAGC includes:
- a CDS encoding N-acetylmannosamine-6-phosphate 2-epimerase, whose protein sequence is MLSSIKGGLIVSCQALENEPLHNPYIMSRMAYAAYLGGAVGIRANSKIDIETIKEELKLPVIGIVKRDYDDSDVFITATQQEINELLASGCEMIALDSTIRSRPKGVTIEQLIAHVRTVSPTTQLMADISSVEEAILAESLGFDCVSTTLYGYTAKTAGSKLYENDFEFLKEVLSRVHIPVIAEGNVITPEMFKRCLQLGAYAAVVGGAITRPMEITKRFVAMIDSQ
- a CDS encoding carbohydrate ABC transporter permease, producing MKAHIEAKLGTKYNNSKNNKVKKKSFLKNLTPGNVISMILLSMLSIIFIFPFYWIVTGAFKIQVVATQIPPQWFPLDIVWDNWVTLFKNPVTRWTFNSFFIAVTEMVLICLVSTTAGFVLAKKQFPGRRIIFTALIAAMALPKQVILVPLFTLLAKLGWINTFKGLILPAVGWPFGVFLMKQFSQTIPTEILEAAKIDGCSEVRSFVTIALPLLKPAIGALAIFTFMTSWNDYFSQLIITRSTDMMTLPLGIATMQGEYRTDYGVMMAGAALASLPMLTIFILFQKSFTQGITLGAVK
- a CDS encoding sugar ABC transporter permease codes for the protein MSTAALKSKSRRKFKREWLTSYLFLLPALSFFIMFVAYPMVHGVYISFFDYNLTNFKFIGFDNYVTLFKDKNFHQSVINTVVLVLVAVPIVIGFSVFAAMTIYKKHELLRSLFRGIFYLPAVTSVVSVTVVWNWIYHPNFGILNYLTGLVGMKPIFWLGDPNTALMAITAILITTSVGQPIILYVAALGNIPISYIEAAQLDRASSRQIFTKIIWPMLMPTNLYVIVITTINTFQCFSLIQLLTSGGPIYKTSTVMYSVYEQAFSFGNFGLASAMGVFLAIIIGIISIIQFKFLGSDVEY
- a CDS encoding extracellular solute-binding protein, whose translation is MKMLKRKSLLLMVVVLLVSLVSACSGNNNGGKSNAGNTGASATPTPTVEATADTAEPVEITWWNFPNFTALDGEVGKFEKQIIAAFNEKHPEITVNLEMLTFDGGPEKLNVAIATKTAPDVIYDAPGRIIDWAKKDLLASIDDMFTNEVKADITPAIIEQSSVDGMMYMFPFNTGPFTMAVNKTLFEEIGALDLLPLDSEDRTWTVAEFEAALKAVKEKAPDVIPVGFYAKSQAGDQGTRGFLTNLAGSTFLNDTNDSIALNNEGGVAALEWIMKASKDGLLAPGAASMAASDHNDLFLQGKMAFAINYSAVLKTQFAPNKASDFEDILLPYPTVDGSAPKLEPFLGGLAIFNNEDAAKVEASKKFIDFIVNDPEWSVTALKQTGGLSARNSITGIYEGSEYAYSELARKFITTPPTIADGYAEIRTYWFPALQKVLLNTSSAADALAEFETLGNEAIAKGKAARTSN